A single window of Oncorhynchus keta strain PuntledgeMale-10-30-2019 chromosome 34, Oket_V2, whole genome shotgun sequence DNA harbors:
- the LOC118367261 gene encoding calcium homeostasis modulator protein 5-like → MDNFQTVLRFFMNQKATIGYSFMALLTIGGERIFSMVSFQCPCNHDQNFTYGLTFLLGPGLVLLVLGLFFSSRLWRLYSGCCLNPVKLCPGGNCFTCLKVSVKIFFGACVAPIMWLCVALLNGTFYECAVSGLDNNLVLDMFCKNRTLMCREELARVPCSKSKLPSDLNMELLLMFRAQSQVLGWCIITISAVLGLLGTCYTNCRSKVSYLQLTFWKHYVEKEKEQFDTFSMEYASKLAERNLKSFFENREPEIFPFPNHKDWEEISGLYTFSKSEQYYSTLQRYVERDDQRLLP, encoded by the exons ATGGATAACTTCCAGACCGTCCTGCGCTTTTTCATGAACCAGAAGGCCACCATTGGCTACAGCTTCATGGCCCTCCTGACCATCGGGGGAGAGCGGATCTTCTCCATGGTCTCCTTCCAGTGCCCCTGCAACCACGACCAGAACTTTACATATGGCCTGACCTTCCTGTTGGGCCCAGGCCTGGTGCTTCTGGTGCTGGGTCTTTTCTTCAGCAGCAGGCTGTGGCGCCTCTACAGTGGCTGTTGCCTCAACCCTGTTAAGCTCTGCCCCGGTGGCAACTGTTTCACCTGCCTCAAGGTGTCTGTCAAAATCTTCTTCGGTGCCTGTGTGGCCCCTATCATGTGGCTGTGTGTGGCACTGTTGAACGGGACCTTCTACGAGTGTGCCGTCAGCGGGCTGGATAATAACCTGGTGCTGGATATGTTCTGTAAGAACAGGACTTTGATGTGCCGGGAGGAGCTGGCCCGTGTGCCCTGCAGCAAATccaagctgcccagtgacttgAACATGGAACTGTTGCTTATGTTCCGGGCTCAGTCACAG GTACTGGGCTGGTGTATCATCACCATTTCAGCCGTTCTAGGGCTCCTCGGGACCTGCTACACCAACTGCCGCTCGAAGGTGAGCTACCTGCAGCTCACCTTCTGGAAGCACTACgtagaaaaggagaaggagcagtTCGACACATTCTCTATGGAGTACGCATCCAAGCTGGCCGAGAGGAACCTGAAGAGCTTTTTTGAGAACCGTGAACCGGAAATATTCCCTTTCCCCAACCACAAGGACTGGGAGGAGATCTCAGGCCTTTACACCTTCTCCAAGAGTGAGCAGTACTATAGCACCCTGCAGAGGTATGTGGAGCGTGATGACCAGAGACTACTGCCCTGA
- the LOC118367262 gene encoding calcium homeostasis modulator protein 6-like, with translation MDMFKTVLKIVQKQQTSLGFGLVALLTAGGEQIFSSVVFKCPCDGWNFSYGMVFLLVPALALLVLGYVMSNKTWKLFTGLCLRKSKLCRFKYFCACGVVFFQITTTAVVAPVSWIAVALLNGNYFECAMTGINVTVFTNHLCDGKSPQCQDELYKFPCRSATHMPQSDSNDVLATLHAESQVLGWLLIASIMVFNLLLTCVARCNSPVSYLQLKFWRVYAQRESDLLESYTADHAEKLAERNLKSFFQQMPPEPVTTPPNQAWEKISSLYRFSTRDHYYSILHKYVEKCQDPAEARDHRMSSVRSDGPDTANPSVLTFVDEGKMML, from the exons ATGGATATGTTCAAAACTGTTCTTAAAATTGTTCAGAAACAGCAGACTAGTCTCGGGTTTGGTTTAGTTGCGTTGTTAACTGCAGGCGGGGAACAGATATTCTCGTCAGTGGTGTTCAAATGTCCTTGCGATGGCTGGAACTTTTCCTACGGCATGGTGTTTCTCTTAGTGCCTGCTCTGGCACTGTTGGTGTTAGGTTACGTCATGAGCAATAAAACATGGAAATTGTTTACAGGTTTGTGTTTACGCAAATCCAAATTGTGTCGTTTTAAATATTTTTGCGCCTGTGGGGTGGTCTTCTTTCAGATCACCACAACCGCAGTTGTTGCACCTGTGAGTTGGATTGCAGTCGCTTTGCTCAATGGCAATTACTTTGAATGCGCCATGACTGGTATCAATGTAACTGTTTTCACCAACCACCTTTGCGATGGGAAGAGTCCGCAGTGCCAGGATGAACTTTATAAATTCCCCTGTAGGAGTGCCACCCACATGCCACAATCTGACAGCAATGATGTGCTGGCAACCCTCCACGCTGAGTCGCAG GTCCTGGGTTGGCTACTGATCGCCTCCATCATGGTCTTCAACCTCCTGCTGACCTGTGTTGCCCGGTGTAACTCCCCAGTCAGCTACCTGCAGCTGAAGTTCTGGAGGGTCTATGCCCAGCGGGAGAGCGACCTGCTGGAAAGCTACACGGCAGATCACGCCGAAAAGCTTGCAGAGAGGAACCTGAAGAGCTTCTTCCAGCAGATGCCTCCAGAGCCTGTCACGACCCCACCTAACCAGGCCTGGGAAAAGATCTCGTCCCTCTACAGGTTCAGCACCAGAGACCACTACTACAGCATCCTGCACAAGTACGTGGAGAAGTGCCAGGACCCTGCAGAGGCCAGGGACCACAGGATGTCATCTGTCAGGTCAGACGGTCCAGACACTGCTAATCCGTCTGTGCTCACCTTTGTGGATGAGGGCAAGATGATGCTGTGA